One Tunturibacter gelidoferens genomic region harbors:
- a CDS encoding tetratricopeptide repeat protein translates to MRTTLPQAARQIATVLAVSLALGLTAGCHRDPNKQKLRYLESGKRYADQGKLKEATIQFANALKVDRNYADAHYQLSKVFLKQGSVMPAYGELMRTVDLQPGNLQARIDLGNILLAGKQIDRATAQATAVLAIDNNNADAHALLSSIAAAKGDRIEALAQIQQALAADPNRAAFHASLGLLQSNDPATAAAGEDQLRKAVSLDGKNVTARVVLASLLQKKGDLQGAEDQMKAAIAADPKSVLARASLADLYMRQKDTAKVEQTLRQASEDLSDSESGAGMLATYYIRTNQLPQGEAAYADLVSKHPKSAPLKIAYLRLLILNKDLPKARTVGAELAKADSNIPEVAVLNGMLLLNDGKTGDAFTMLQKAAKANPDNLVVKLWLGRAARAKGDMAVAQQSFRDAAKLSPNSLEAQAGLAEVSIDTHDFSTLHQVADTAISINPQIAGPYIWRGMAEGSQKEFDKADADFHQAIKLDPKNPTGYLELAQLRLFQQKTPEAQTLLEQSLELNPNSSRALRLLASALLYQKQPAKAISRVQDQIAKSPQNADMYNLLAELQLSTGDPKDALTSSEKAMQLNPNDNSAVINYTRAEVTAGDPAKAVAKWQQWTTDHPTDAQGFTMLGTMQESQGDRNGAMASYKKALAVQPEQPIAANNLAYLMVETGQNLDVALSLAQVARRAMPSSPNTADTLAWIYYQKGNFASARDLLEDAVKAAPNSASIHYHLGMTYTKLSNTADAMTHLKKAVALAPNTQTAKDADKELALLS, encoded by the coding sequence ATGCGAACTACCCTCCCCCAGGCAGCCCGTCAAATCGCAACAGTGCTGGCAGTCTCGCTTGCCCTTGGACTCACCGCGGGCTGTCATCGCGATCCCAACAAACAGAAGTTGCGCTATCTCGAAAGCGGCAAGCGCTATGCCGACCAGGGCAAGCTCAAGGAAGCGACGATTCAGTTCGCCAACGCCCTCAAAGTGGACCGCAACTACGCCGATGCTCACTACCAGCTCTCTAAGGTCTTCCTGAAACAAGGATCGGTCATGCCCGCGTACGGTGAGTTGATGCGCACGGTCGATCTGCAGCCTGGCAACCTCCAGGCGCGGATCGATCTCGGCAACATCCTGCTGGCCGGCAAACAGATCGATCGCGCCACCGCCCAGGCCACCGCGGTCCTCGCCATCGACAACAATAACGCTGACGCTCATGCTCTCCTCTCCAGCATCGCCGCAGCCAAGGGGGATCGCATCGAGGCACTGGCGCAGATTCAACAGGCTCTAGCGGCCGACCCGAATCGCGCCGCATTCCATGCCTCCCTGGGTCTGTTACAGAGCAACGATCCCGCCACCGCCGCCGCTGGGGAAGACCAACTCCGTAAGGCTGTTTCGCTGGACGGGAAGAATGTGACCGCGCGTGTGGTCCTGGCCTCGCTTCTGCAGAAGAAGGGTGACCTTCAGGGTGCCGAGGATCAGATGAAGGCTGCCATTGCGGCCGACCCCAAGAGCGTGTTGGCGCGGGCCAGCCTCGCGGATCTCTACATGCGTCAAAAGGACACTGCCAAGGTTGAGCAAACGCTTCGTCAGGCGTCGGAGGATCTCTCGGACTCCGAGAGTGGTGCAGGCATGTTGGCTACCTACTACATACGCACCAACCAGCTCCCTCAGGGCGAGGCCGCCTACGCGGATCTTGTCTCCAAACATCCAAAGAGTGCGCCGCTTAAGATCGCTTATCTGCGACTCCTGATTCTGAACAAAGATCTGCCCAAAGCGAGGACCGTCGGCGCGGAGCTAGCCAAAGCCGACAGCAATATTCCAGAGGTTGCCGTTCTCAATGGCATGCTGCTGCTCAACGATGGCAAGACCGGCGATGCCTTCACCATGCTGCAAAAGGCGGCCAAGGCCAATCCCGACAATCTGGTCGTCAAGCTCTGGCTCGGCCGGGCAGCCCGCGCTAAAGGCGATATGGCAGTTGCTCAGCAGAGCTTCCGCGATGCCGCTAAACTCAGCCCCAATAGTTTGGAGGCGCAGGCCGGCCTCGCAGAGGTCTCAATTGATACCCACGACTTCAGCACGCTTCATCAAGTAGCCGATACGGCCATTTCTATCAACCCACAGATTGCCGGACCCTACATCTGGCGCGGAATGGCCGAAGGCAGCCAGAAGGAGTTCGACAAGGCAGACGCTGACTTCCATCAGGCCATCAAGCTGGACCCGAAGAACCCCACCGGCTATCTGGAACTTGCGCAGCTTCGCCTCTTCCAGCAGAAGACTCCCGAAGCCCAGACCCTGCTCGAACAGTCGCTCGAGCTGAACCCCAACTCCTCACGCGCTCTGCGTCTGCTGGCCTCCGCTCTGCTGTATCAAAAGCAGCCGGCTAAGGCGATCAGCCGAGTTCAGGACCAGATCGCGAAGTCTCCGCAAAACGCCGACATGTACAACCTGCTGGCTGAGTTGCAGTTGAGCACTGGCGACCCCAAAGATGCGCTGACCTCATCCGAGAAAGCGATGCAGCTGAATCCGAACGACAATTCAGCAGTCATCAACTACACTCGAGCCGAAGTTACAGCTGGCGATCCCGCCAAGGCCGTGGCCAAATGGCAACAGTGGACCACGGATCATCCCACAGACGCTCAGGGGTTCACCATGCTGGGTACCATGCAGGAGTCCCAGGGCGACCGCAACGGAGCTATGGCCAGCTACAAGAAGGCTCTGGCCGTGCAGCCCGAACAACCGATTGCAGCCAACAATCTTGCGTACCTTATGGTGGAGACTGGACAAAACCTTGACGTTGCCCTCTCTCTGGCCCAGGTAGCGCGACGCGCCATGCCATCTTCGCCAAACACCGCGGACACCCTGGCCTGGATCTACTATCAGAAGGGCAACTTTGCTTCGGCCCGCGATCTTCTTGAGGATGCCGTCAAAGCAGCTCCCAACAGTGCGTCCATTCACTATCACCTGGGTATGACCTACACCAAGCTCTCCAACACCGCCGATGCAATGACTCACCTGAAGAAAGCGGTAGCCTTGGCGCCGAACACACAGACCGCGAAGGACGCCGACAAGGAACTCGCTCTGTTGAGCTGA
- a CDS encoding O-antigen ligase family protein, translating to MLGTGIGHYIPLVAYLGFCVMIVVSLLKRPLYGLYYMVPFLPYRTMRDHFLDYPLGGNMLTILVIAVIVGALIKGKRLPKGKGKLYLIWLIFAIYLYLSMWLGVAMGNAPPPIWLQDINFVTWKDYMLIPLVFLAAGLVVEDRKSVRIIIFLTAFSVVAIDRSCLMDSMSRSWSNFDENKRGGGPLGFGSNQTAAYLAQFSMFFWGFAQFLKRKKLRLISYGIVALTIFTDMYTFSRGSYLAIIFSVVVLGFLKDRKLLIVAALFLVTWQAIVPTAVRERVNMTENSNGQLESSANERVRLWQDAEDAIAADPIFGAGFATYQLTAHVDNLRDTHNWYIKVLVETGIVGMLIVLAMLQQMLAAAYRLFKIAEDPLYRGLGLGLFLAICACLVANCFGDRWTYIEITSPLWLLVGTTLRATEFSEAAPVTEATASNATISTNPFLAYR from the coding sequence ATGTTAGGAACAGGAATCGGACATTACATTCCGTTGGTTGCGTATCTGGGCTTCTGCGTCATGATCGTCGTGTCGCTGCTCAAAAGGCCTCTCTACGGGCTTTATTACATGGTTCCGTTCCTGCCCTATCGCACCATGCGCGATCACTTTCTGGACTATCCTCTGGGTGGCAACATGCTCACCATCCTGGTAATCGCTGTGATTGTGGGAGCCTTGATCAAAGGCAAGCGTCTGCCCAAGGGAAAGGGGAAACTCTACCTGATCTGGCTGATCTTCGCGATCTATCTTTATCTCTCCATGTGGCTCGGCGTAGCGATGGGAAATGCGCCCCCACCGATCTGGCTGCAGGACATTAACTTTGTGACGTGGAAAGACTACATGCTGATTCCTCTAGTCTTTCTCGCGGCGGGTCTCGTTGTAGAAGACAGAAAGTCGGTGAGGATCATAATTTTTCTCACTGCATTTTCAGTAGTCGCCATCGACCGAAGTTGTTTGATGGACAGCATGTCCAGAAGTTGGTCCAACTTCGACGAAAACAAGCGCGGAGGCGGTCCTCTGGGCTTCGGATCAAATCAGACTGCAGCGTACCTCGCTCAATTTTCGATGTTCTTCTGGGGCTTTGCACAGTTTCTAAAAAGGAAGAAACTGCGGCTGATCTCTTACGGAATCGTCGCGCTGACCATTTTCACGGACATGTACACGTTTTCGCGCGGCTCCTATCTTGCGATCATCTTTTCGGTAGTTGTTCTAGGATTCTTGAAGGACAGAAAACTACTCATCGTCGCTGCACTTTTCTTGGTGACCTGGCAGGCTATCGTTCCGACCGCCGTCCGTGAAAGAGTCAACATGACGGAGAACTCGAATGGTCAGCTTGAGTCCTCGGCCAACGAGCGGGTACGATTGTGGCAGGATGCTGAGGATGCCATCGCAGCCGACCCGATCTTCGGGGCAGGCTTCGCCACCTATCAACTGACAGCCCACGTCGACAACCTGAGGGACACGCATAACTGGTACATCAAGGTATTGGTGGAGACTGGCATCGTCGGAATGCTGATTGTGCTTGCCATGCTCCAGCAGATGCTTGCGGCGGCCTATCGCCTCTTCAAGATCGCGGAAGACCCTCTCTATCGCGGTCTTGGGCTCGGCCTCTTCCTGGCGATCTGCGCCTGTCTCGTAGCGAACTGCTTTGGCGATCGATGGACGTATATCGAAATTACCTCGCCGCTGTGGCTGCTGGTCGGAACCACTCTTCGCGCCACTGAATTCTCCGAGGCCGCACCGGTGACGGAGGCGACCGCTTCGAATGCAACGATCAGTACGAATCCATTTCTCGCGTATCGGTAA
- a CDS encoding exosortase C-terminal domain/associated protein EpsI codes for MRSPRFWLVIVLLASTAFILQSRGDADRIPISQPLSQMPEHFGGWTAQDVPLTDDTLAVLGKGDFLNRIYTSQPAATTSSTTRLAPVSLFIGYFASQRTGQTMHSPQNCLPGAGWTFDSQRYTGLQDINGKRYKVGEYVISNGDIKQFVIYWYQAHGRSIPNEYRAKLYMVADAIRMNRTDGALVRVITQVLPSESLDSARERATQFTQLMAPNLPRFIPD; via the coding sequence ATGAGATCCCCACGCTTCTGGCTTGTGATCGTTCTGCTCGCCTCGACGGCCTTTATTCTGCAAAGCAGAGGCGACGCGGACCGCATACCCATCAGCCAGCCGCTCAGTCAGATGCCGGAACACTTCGGTGGCTGGACCGCACAGGATGTTCCGCTTACCGACGATACCCTCGCCGTTCTGGGTAAAGGCGACTTCCTGAATCGGATCTACACCAGCCAGCCAGCAGCAACTACTAGCTCGACGACCAGACTTGCCCCCGTCAGCCTCTTTATCGGCTACTTTGCCAGCCAACGCACAGGCCAGACCATGCACTCTCCGCAAAACTGCCTGCCGGGCGCGGGTTGGACCTTCGACTCGCAGAGATACACTGGCCTGCAGGATATTAACGGCAAGCGGTATAAGGTTGGCGAATACGTTATTAGCAACGGAGACATCAAACAGTTTGTTATTTACTGGTATCAGGCGCATGGCCGCAGCATCCCCAACGAGTACAGGGCCAAGCTCTACATGGTCGCCGATGCCATTCGCATGAACCGCACCGATGGAGCCCTGGTTCGGGTCATCACCCAGGTTCTGCCTTCGGAGTCGTTAGACAGCGCTAGGGAACGGGCTACCCAATTCACCCAGCTGATGGCGCCAAATCTGCCCCGGTTTATTCCTGACTGA
- a CDS encoding GumC family protein → MLGHRALTVQDYITILKRRWWMIAIPAAIFPIVGYALTFLVQPQYISQTLVLVEQQKVPESYVKAVVTEDLSGRLASMKEQILSRSRLQPIIERFNLFANGKLSMDERIDLTRRNIGITPIQSEIARTNGLPGFFISFKANDARTAQLVCGEIQSLFVSENLSDRAASAAGTTEFLKSQLADAKAKLDEQDARLAKFQQTYMGKLPAAEASNMNMLTSLNTQLDAATQALARMEQDKSYAESILSMQQAQQPQTTERGGGAVAPQAQQLELQQLQSQLADLKARYTDDYPDVVSTQRKINELERKLAQAPPPSVASASSAPKPTDSLSVQQTRAQLRAMEQGIAQKKRDQAAIQAELRTYQDRVAASPAVEEEYKSITRDTSTAQAFYDDLLNKLNQSKMATDLERRQQGEQFRVMDEPNLPESPSSPKRSVFVIGGFAAGLGLGLFIVALLEYLDTAVRSERDIWAFTKLPTLGVIGFTGDPEPVATKRNLFGRRSPDITAGGKPLMNAGG, encoded by the coding sequence ATGCTTGGCCATCGCGCATTGACGGTGCAGGATTACATCACCATTCTGAAACGAAGATGGTGGATGATTGCAATTCCGGCGGCGATCTTTCCCATCGTCGGATACGCTCTCACCTTCCTGGTGCAGCCGCAGTATATCTCCCAGACGCTGGTTTTGGTGGAACAGCAGAAGGTCCCGGAGTCCTATGTCAAGGCGGTCGTGACCGAGGACCTGAGCGGAAGGCTCGCCTCGATGAAGGAGCAGATTTTGAGCCGGTCGCGGCTCCAACCGATCATCGAACGCTTCAATCTCTTCGCGAATGGAAAGTTGTCGATGGACGAGCGTATTGATCTGACGCGTAGAAACATCGGGATCACGCCGATTCAGTCGGAGATTGCGCGAACCAACGGGTTACCGGGATTCTTTATCTCCTTCAAGGCGAACGACGCGCGCACGGCCCAGCTGGTCTGCGGCGAGATTCAGTCGCTCTTCGTGAGTGAAAACCTTAGCGACCGGGCGGCCTCGGCTGCGGGCACCACCGAGTTTCTGAAGAGTCAGCTGGCCGATGCCAAAGCCAAGCTGGACGAGCAGGACGCAAGACTCGCCAAGTTCCAGCAGACCTACATGGGTAAGCTGCCGGCTGCGGAGGCGTCCAACATGAACATGTTGACCAGCCTGAACACGCAGCTGGACGCCGCGACTCAGGCGCTTGCTCGCATGGAGCAGGACAAGAGTTATGCGGAATCGATCCTGTCGATGCAACAGGCGCAGCAGCCGCAGACCACAGAGCGAGGCGGGGGAGCGGTGGCACCCCAGGCCCAGCAGCTTGAACTGCAGCAGCTTCAGTCTCAACTGGCGGACTTGAAGGCGCGTTACACCGACGACTATCCAGACGTGGTCAGCACGCAGAGAAAGATCAATGAGCTGGAACGCAAACTAGCTCAGGCGCCCCCACCGTCGGTTGCGTCGGCGTCTTCCGCTCCGAAACCGACCGACTCCCTCAGCGTGCAACAGACGCGTGCTCAGCTGCGTGCGATGGAGCAGGGGATCGCTCAGAAGAAGCGCGACCAGGCAGCGATTCAGGCCGAGCTTCGCACCTATCAGGATCGCGTCGCCGCCAGCCCCGCCGTGGAGGAGGAGTACAAGAGCATCACACGCGACACCAGTACAGCGCAGGCTTTCTACGACGATCTGCTCAACAAGCTGAATCAGTCCAAGATGGCAACCGACCTGGAACGGCGGCAGCAGGGGGAGCAGTTCCGGGTTATGGATGAGCCCAACCTTCCCGAGTCGCCCTCCTCTCCCAAGCGCTCGGTCTTCGTCATCGGAGGCTTTGCCGCAGGGCTGGGACTGGGCTTGTTCATCGTAGCGTTGCTCGAATATCTGGACACGGCCGTTCGTAGCGAGCGCGATATCTGGGCATTTACCAAGCTGCCTACCCTCGGCGTCATCGGTTTTACCGGCGATCCGGAGCCGGTGGCCACCAAGCGGAACCTATTTGGCCGTCGTAGCCCTGACATAACCGCG
- a CDS encoding polysaccharide biosynthesis/export family protein → MSQSKRMSKVKVEGNLMKRFRSMGAMLLLLPVAAGPLAAQVTSNPAATTGAAPNATPANQQTSAPDTSKSPATASASYAGPMDAARYIIGPEDSLQITVWKEPTLSGTIPVRPDGMISMVLVGDIPAAGMTPTALSTDISQRLKKYIQDPVVTVVVLGVNSQRIFLVGEVGKVGPVAMSPGMTPLQAIVTGGGLTQFANSKRIYILRTIAGKQQKIPFNYKQALKGENAGVSLLPGDTIVVP, encoded by the coding sequence ATGAGTCAATCCAAGCGAATGAGCAAAGTGAAGGTTGAGGGCAATTTGATGAAGCGGTTTCGTTCCATGGGCGCCATGCTGCTCCTGCTACCAGTTGCGGCCGGGCCACTCGCAGCACAAGTCACATCAAACCCTGCGGCCACGACAGGTGCAGCACCGAACGCGACGCCAGCAAATCAACAGACGTCCGCTCCCGACACGTCGAAGTCTCCCGCAACGGCAAGTGCGAGCTATGCAGGTCCGATGGATGCAGCGCGTTACATTATCGGCCCCGAGGACTCCTTGCAGATAACCGTCTGGAAGGAGCCTACGCTCTCCGGTACGATCCCGGTGCGGCCGGACGGAATGATCTCCATGGTGTTGGTGGGAGATATCCCAGCGGCCGGAATGACGCCGACTGCACTGTCGACCGATATCAGCCAGCGACTCAAGAAGTACATCCAGGATCCCGTGGTCACGGTAGTGGTTCTTGGAGTCAACAGCCAGCGAATCTTTCTGGTAGGCGAGGTGGGTAAGGTCGGTCCCGTCGCCATGAGTCCGGGAATGACCCCGCTTCAGGCGATTGTCACCGGCGGCGGTCTGACGCAGTTTGCGAACTCGAAGCGCATCTACATCCTTCGAACGATCGCCGGCAAACAGCAGAAGATCCCGTTCAACTACAAGCAAGCGCTCAAGGGCGAAAATGCGGGGGTCTCGCTTCTTCCCGGAGACACGATCGTCGTCCCATGA
- a CDS encoding glycosyltransferase family 4 protein: MSMIRALHLEESTGRNAAYAELPHVLLVLDQFPKTLGGGERIVLKLAALLPQYGYRVSILTFSADPASAGLQSPPCSVYLLPLQRTYDLQAIRGSLDLRRFLKEQRIRIVQTFFESSDIWAGFVTKAMSSAKLIWSRRDMGILRTGKHHAAYRLMAGAPDKVFAVSEQVRRHCIEVDGIDPSRVQTVYNGLDLADWNADSRSAERAGESIVATVGNIRRVKGHDVFIRAAASVIRKFPHASFRIAGDVLEPEYFAELQALVSELKLSGRFHFVGGVTDLRGYLSAAEVFVLPSRSEGFSNAIVEAMAAALPVVATDVGGNAEAVQDGVSGIIVPPDDSDALASAIISLLSDTAKAKKMGAEGKRLAAEKFTTEAMMGQITSVYATLLRGE, from the coding sequence ATGAGTATGATTCGGGCGCTCCACCTTGAGGAATCGACTGGCAGGAACGCGGCGTATGCTGAATTGCCTCACGTGCTGCTCGTGCTCGATCAGTTTCCCAAAACACTTGGCGGCGGAGAACGTATCGTACTCAAGCTCGCCGCTCTCCTTCCTCAATATGGATACCGCGTCTCGATCCTGACCTTTTCAGCCGACCCGGCAAGCGCTGGTCTTCAGTCGCCGCCATGCTCTGTGTACCTGCTGCCTTTGCAGCGAACCTACGATCTGCAGGCAATACGAGGCAGTCTTGATCTAAGAAGGTTCCTCAAGGAGCAACGAATCCGGATCGTTCAGACGTTCTTTGAGAGCTCGGACATCTGGGCAGGATTTGTAACTAAAGCGATGTCCAGTGCAAAGCTCATCTGGAGTCGAAGAGATATGGGTATCCTTCGGACCGGCAAGCATCATGCAGCCTACCGCCTTATGGCAGGAGCTCCAGATAAGGTGTTTGCCGTCTCCGAACAAGTGCGCCGGCATTGTATTGAGGTGGACGGCATCGATCCGTCGCGCGTGCAGACGGTCTACAACGGGCTCGATCTAGCAGACTGGAATGCGGACTCCAGATCGGCAGAACGCGCTGGAGAATCTATCGTGGCGACGGTTGGTAATATTCGCCGGGTAAAAGGACATGATGTTTTTATTCGCGCCGCCGCCTCTGTCATTAGAAAGTTTCCCCACGCGTCGTTCCGTATCGCCGGCGATGTTCTGGAGCCGGAGTATTTTGCGGAGTTGCAGGCACTGGTCAGCGAACTGAAACTGTCCGGCCGCTTTCACTTCGTTGGAGGCGTGACCGATCTCAGAGGCTACCTCTCTGCAGCCGAGGTCTTCGTGTTGCCATCACGGAGCGAAGGTTTTTCGAATGCGATCGTCGAGGCAATGGCTGCGGCCCTTCCCGTAGTCGCCACTGACGTAGGTGGCAACGCAGAGGCCGTCCAGGATGGTGTGAGCGGCATCATCGTTCCGCCGGATGACTCTGATGCTCTGGCGTCCGCGATCATCAGTCTGCTCTCCGACACCGCTAAGGCGAAGAAGATGGGAGCAGAGGGAAAGAGGCTGGCCGCCGAGAAGTTCACGACCGAGGCCATGATGGGCCAGATCACCAGTGTTTACGCAACTCTGCTCAGGGGAGAATAG
- a CDS encoding exosortase/archaeosortase family protein: MPYAVDVDAKEANTELPLTSPSGAPAGLGWLPYASIALLVVVLYYRVAIKLVYDWATLPDYSHGFLVPLFAAFLVWDKRKVLQTTPIRQSWFGVPLIVFSIAVLILGVYGVELFTSRMSFLFLMTGLIWTFFGWAMVRALRFPLLVLVLAIPFPAILFNQITFPLQLLASRIASDILPLLGVPTLHEGNVIELPVMKLEVAEACSGIRSLMSLFTLAVFYGYFLERTNRRRVLLALASIPIAVAANVARIVGTGLCVQYWDPEKALGFFHEFSGWVMFVISLACLYLVHRAMQLISPVRAQTT, from the coding sequence ATGCCCTATGCAGTGGATGTAGACGCAAAGGAGGCCAATACCGAGCTGCCGCTCACCTCTCCTTCCGGCGCTCCCGCCGGGCTTGGCTGGCTTCCCTACGCTTCCATTGCCCTCCTGGTCGTCGTTCTGTACTACCGCGTGGCTATCAAACTGGTATACGACTGGGCCACTCTTCCGGATTACTCTCATGGCTTTCTGGTCCCCCTTTTCGCGGCCTTTTTAGTCTGGGACAAGAGGAAGGTGCTCCAGACCACCCCGATCCGGCAGAGCTGGTTTGGAGTTCCTCTGATCGTCTTCTCGATCGCGGTTCTGATCCTTGGCGTCTATGGCGTCGAACTATTCACGTCGCGCATGTCCTTCTTATTCCTGATGACCGGCCTGATCTGGACCTTCTTCGGCTGGGCGATGGTGCGTGCGCTCCGTTTTCCCCTCCTCGTTCTGGTTCTCGCGATTCCCTTTCCCGCCATCCTCTTCAACCAGATCACCTTCCCACTGCAGTTGCTGGCGTCGCGGATCGCCAGTGACATTCTTCCGCTGCTGGGGGTGCCGACGCTCCACGAGGGCAACGTGATCGAACTGCCGGTCATGAAGCTGGAGGTCGCCGAGGCCTGCAGCGGCATCCGCTCGCTGATGAGCCTGTTCACGCTTGCGGTCTTCTACGGCTATTTTCTGGAGCGGACCAACAGGCGTCGCGTCCTTCTTGCTCTGGCGAGCATTCCCATCGCCGTCGCGGCCAACGTTGCGCGCATCGTAGGCACCGGCCTGTGCGTCCAGTATTGGGACCCGGAGAAGGCGTTGGGATTCTTCCACGAGTTCTCCGGTTGGGTCATGTTCGTGATCTCTCTCGCCTGCCTCTACCTGGTTCACCGGGCCATGCAGCTGATCTCCCCCGTAAGGGCACAAACCACATGA